The following proteins are co-located in the Pan troglodytes isolate AG18354 chromosome 5, NHGRI_mPanTro3-v2.0_pri, whole genome shotgun sequence genome:
- the LOC737786 gene encoding LOW QUALITY PROTEIN: putative olfactory receptor 2W6 (The sequence of the model RefSeq protein was modified relative to this genomic sequence to represent the inferred CDS: substituted 1 base at 1 genomic stop codon), giving the protein MXPQVMEKDNTSSFEGFILVGFSDRPHLELIIFVVVLIFYLLTLLGNMTIVLLSALDSRLHTPMYFFLANLSFLDMCFTTGSIPQMLYNLWGPDKTISYVGYAIQLYFVLALGGVECVLLAVMAYDRYAAVCKPLHYTIIMHPRLCGQLASVAWLSGFGNSLIMAPQTLMLPCCGHRRVDHFLCEMPALIGMACVDTMILEALAFALAIFIILAPLILILISYGYIGGTVLRIKSAAGRKKAFNTCSSHLIVVSLFYGTIIYMYLQPANTYSQDQGKFLTLFYTIVTPSVNPLIYTLRNKDVKEAMKKVLGKGSAEI; this is encoded by the coding sequence ATGTAGCCGCAGGTGATGGAAAAGGATAATACAAGTTCTTTCGAAGGCTTCATCCTGGTGGGCTTCTCTGATCGTCCCCACCTAGAGCTGATCATCTTTGTGGTTGTCCTCATCTTTTATCTGCTGACTCTTCTTGGCAACATGACCATTGTCTTGCTTTCAGCTCTGGATTCCCGGCTGCACAcaccaatgtatttctttttggCAAACCTCTCATTCCTGGACATGTGTTTCACCACAGGTTCCATCCCTCAGATGCTCTACAACCTTTGGGGTCCAGATAAGACCATCAGCTATGTGGGTTATGCCATCCAGCTGTACTTTGTCCTGGCCCTGGGAGGGGTGGAGTGTGTCCTCCTGGCTGTCATGGCATATGACCGCTATGCTGCAGTCTGCAAACCCCTGCACTATACCATCATCATGCACCCACGTCTCTGTGGACAGCTGGCTTCAGTGGCATGGCTGAGTGGCTTTGGCAATTCTCTCATAATGGCACCCCAGACATTGATGCTACCCTGCTGTGGGCACAGACGGGTTGACCACTTTCTTTGTGAGATGCCAGCACTAATTGGTATGGCCTGTGTAGACACCATGATACTTGAGGCACTGGCTTTTGCCCTGGCAATCTTTATCATCCTGGCACCACTCATCCTCATTCTCATTTCTTATGGTTACATTGGAGGAACAGTGCTTAGGATCAAGTCAGCTGCTGGGCGAAAGAAAGCCTTCAACACTTGCAGCTCGCATCTAATTGTTGTCTCTCTCTTCTATGGTACAATCATATACATGTACCTCCAGCCAGCAAATACTTATTCCCAGGACCAGGGCAAGTTTCTTACCCTTTTCTACACAATTGTCACTCCCAGTGTTAACCCCCTGATCTATACACTAAGAAACAAAGATGTTAAAGAGGCCATGAAGAAGGTGCTAGGGAAGGGGAGTGCAGAAATATAG